The proteins below are encoded in one region of Sphingobacterium sp. R2:
- a CDS encoding DUF4843 domain-containing protein — MKRTTFYILFFQLFVLFTACKKEIMSYEGKEGVYFAMRHGTNEYLPNLWPYQPFTDIDFVRMSADEIDFPVQVMITGPSKTYDRIYRVEVNPDSTTAILGQHYEALKDQYILPAGAVSAQVSVRLKRTADLEEKPVTLGLKLVATKDFALSFPEWHSIPSLNSGTVVPQFDATLHSLHINDVMVQPAVWSGSLQAGNRESGLFGVFSRRKMEFLAEYLGLKYEDFGTAETMPMARMMLIASDATKVLVNRYNEGKPVLEDDGRLMWMGTVPWTSYLGVPWVPGG, encoded by the coding sequence ATGAAAAGAACAACCTTTTATATCCTGTTTTTTCAGCTGTTTGTACTATTTACGGCCTGCAAAAAAGAAATCATGTCCTATGAAGGTAAGGAAGGCGTCTATTTCGCGATGCGCCATGGTACAAATGAGTATCTTCCAAATCTATGGCCCTATCAGCCCTTTACCGATATAGACTTTGTACGCATGAGTGCCGACGAAATTGATTTTCCAGTTCAGGTGATGATCACAGGCCCTAGCAAGACGTATGATCGGATTTATCGGGTGGAGGTCAATCCAGACTCCACTACCGCGATTTTGGGGCAGCATTACGAGGCTTTGAAGGACCAATATATTCTGCCTGCCGGTGCTGTTTCGGCGCAAGTCAGTGTGCGGCTTAAGCGCACAGCCGATCTCGAAGAAAAACCCGTAACCCTGGGCTTAAAACTTGTAGCCACCAAAGACTTTGCACTTTCCTTCCCCGAATGGCATTCTATCCCATCTTTAAATTCAGGTACTGTGGTGCCACAATTTGATGCTACACTGCATTCTTTGCATATCAATGATGTAATGGTGCAGCCCGCTGTCTGGTCCGGTTCCTTGCAAGCCGGAAATAGGGAGTCAGGATTGTTCGGTGTTTTCTCCAGGCGTAAAATGGAATTTTTGGCGGAATATTTAGGACTCAAATATGAAGACTTTGGCACCGCGGAGACTATGCCAATGGCCAGGATGATGCTTATCGCCAGCGATGCGACAAAGGTTCTGGTTAACCGCTATAATGAAGGAAAGCCTGTCCTCGAAGATGATGGCCGGTTGATGTGGATGGGCACGGTACCCTGGACCTCATATTTGGGCGTTCCGTGGGTCCCGGGCGGATAA